Part of the bacterium genome, GCTCGGCCACCCGTTTGACGTGGGTGTCGACGGAAATCGCCGGCACGCCGTAGGCGTTGCTCACCACCACGCTGGCGGTTTTGCGTCCCACGCCGGGTAATCTCTCCAGCTCGTCGACCGTGCGCGGCACCTCGCCCTGATACTCCGCCATCAGCCGCTGACAGCAGGCGATGAGGCTGTTGGCCTTGTTGCGATAAAAGCCGGTGGACTTTATTTTTTCAGCGATCACCATTTGCGACTCGCGGGCGATTTTCGCCGGCGTTGGATATTCTTTGAAAAAGGTTTTGGTCACCATGTTCACGCGCAGATCCGTGCACTGCGCCGCCAGAATCGTGGCGACGAGCAGCTGAAAGGGATTGCTGTACTGGAGTTCGATTTTCGGTTCCGGCGTTTTAGCCAACAACCGTTCGAACACTTGACCGGCAAATTGTTTTTTTTCCACCACGACCTTACTCGCCGAATAGGTACTGTTGTCGATAGATCATTATTTTATCTTTTGTGCTGGCGCCGAAATCGCACCAGGTCTTGATCGCCTGTAAAACCGCGTCTTCAAACTCGCTGTTTTGCAGGGTAGATTCGAAGGGTTCCACCTGAACCACCCGTCCACTGGGATGAAGGTGGATGCGCACCGTCAATTTGCCTTCCAGGTCCGGCCATTGTTTCAAGAATTTTCGGTAGAGCGCTTTGATTTCCGCATTATGGGCGTTGATTCGCTCTGAGATATAAAAGGGGTCGCGCACATCACTCGAAAGATTCGTAGGGCTGCAGACCGTGTTCAACGCCTGCATCCACGTCGGCAGTGCGGCGTTCTCAGTCCGTTCAACAGCCGCAGCTGCCTGATGGAATGTCAGGTGATCAGATGATGAATCTGTTTGAGATGAATGCACAGGAGAGAAAGATGATCGCGCCGTTGAATCGGCCGCCTGCTCTTGCACTTTTCCTTTGCCGTTTGAGCGGTCCCAGGTTCCTTCGCTCGCTGCGGTTTGCCATGGCGCAAAACACCACCCCATCATCCAGGTGAGGACAACCCCGGCACAGGGTCGCCTCAAACGCCTGTGGTTGACTGAAACACTCAATAAAGCCGTACCTCCACCAAACAGCCCCAAAACCCAAACTCATGATGCACTGATCAGGGATGCTCGCAGTTCGTCCATCATTCTTGACAGATTTGTAGGAATTTAAGGTAATATTTATATAGAAAATAAAGGAAATTGAACAAATAGTCAAGTAAAAAATTGATTATTCTTGAGCAATCGCAGAAACAGAGGTGAGGGAAGGACGGGTGCCGGGATAAAAAAAGGGACGATAGGGAGTCAGTGAGCAGTTTCACGGTGGATGCTTTGCACGATGCCTGTTCACAGTTGCTGCATAGATGCGGGTATCACGGTTGCCTGACAATGCTGCCCAAAAGTAGCAGTACCAGTGTGGTTGCTAAAACGATCTACCGTCCCTTTTAAACCAGGTGGTCACGCATGGGCCTTTGCTTCAAATTTGAAAAAGTCACACGATTTTTCAAATGGTGCTGAGCAATGGGAGCTTTGCCCGTTAATGCAAAGGCCCATGAACGCGACCTGTGTCGAGTGTGTGACAAAAGATGATGTGATGTTTCTTGGCTCCCGCTGCTGCGCTGCGAACGTAGACGTTACTTTGGATCCAGGTCTAATACCAG contains:
- a CDS encoding TonB family protein, with the translated sequence MNTVCSPTNLSSDVRDPFYISERINAHNAEIKALYRKFLKQWPDLEGKLTVRIHLHPSGRVVQVEPFESTLQNSEFEDAVLQAIKTWCDFGASTKDKIMIYRQQYLFGE
- the nth gene encoding endonuclease III, which produces MVEKKQFAGQVFERLLAKTPEPKIELQYSNPFQLLVATILAAQCTDLRVNMVTKTFFKEYPTPAKIARESQMVIAEKIKSTGFYRNKANSLIACCQRLMAEYQGEVPRTVDELERLPGVGRKTASVVVSNAYGVPAISVDTHVKRVAERLNLSKARTPEATEEELKSVVAEENWTVFSQLLVLHGRYVCVARNPKCKQCTLLDICPSNEKITS